AAAACCTGATTTTTTGTTTTTGATTAAACAGAAGATAAATATACTTCGTTTGCGAAGCAATAAATGTAAAAAAGCAGCCCCTTAAAGGCTGCTTTTTTACTATAGTATCTTTAGTAACTATAGTAGGAAATTTTTTGCTTCTTGAATCGTTGAGAGAGTAGGAAGACAAAAATGGGGGCGTGTCTGAAAGTACGGTAGAACGTGATTGAAAGTACGGTAAAGCGTGTCTGAAAGTACGGTTGTTTTCATTTTAATTTAGGACGTTTTATCGTCACAAAACCTGATTCTTTGTCTTCAATACATTCCCATCCGTTCAGTAAATTAATTTCGTCTAATGCATTGCGCAAATACTCTCGTCTTTTTCGAAGTTTTGCGGTTTCAGATTCATCACCCCATACATGCGGCATTAGTAAATCTAACTGGATTTTGTTTTCAGCACCATGGCGAATCCAACTTGATAACCAAACATGCAGACGTTTAGAGACTTCACTTTTTAATTCTCGTTGCTCTTTCATGTCTACGAAAGTTGATTGACCACCTGCTAATGCTTTACTCAGCATCGGGTTTATTGCAATTACTAAACGTTTGTCAATTCCTGCAATATGGCTGAACAGGTTGGCTTGCCAGAATAACGTAGTTACGTCATCACCTTTATAAATTACAAAACTAACGCCCGATAAACGGATAAGGCTTTCT
The DNA window shown above is from Quatrionicoccus australiensis and carries:
- the repC gene encoding replication protein C, IncQ-type, which gives rise to MNTKKHVIVFDHARVDPSHCLTDGLFRPLKRQSFEGQSLSIRYKYKALTFWWRNYCPLNITDQSVFLAVHRLASEKGRVTRVGPADESETMKEVRDALKLKYDASDLDVLVLETTVNEICKVMGVTDAGNNYKQIKESLIRLSGVSFVIYKGDDVTTLFWQANLFSHIAGIDKRLVIAINPMLSKALAGGQSTFVDMKEQRELKSEVSKRLHVWLSSWIRHGAENKIQLDLLMPHVWGDESETAKLRKRREYLRNALDEINLLNGWECIEDKESGFVTIKRPKLK